From a single Labrenzia sp. PHM005 genomic region:
- a CDS encoding PP2C family protein-serine/threonine phosphatase, with product MTDPASALIAEEGAAIEPLTTSRILLVDDSAVMLSVIRKYLEVHGFNNIQVAANGEEALQAAHAWHPDLILTDIQMPVMDGYDLCRKIRAGTEMPDVPVLFMTGLTKPEDRNGAFSAGASDLISKPVDHLELVGRLRVHLDRRRLIKRLFEYHDRMAQELDQARKMQEAILPGVAVQEQVQAKYPVKFGSFYRASIGLGGDLWSIHQLGPERLMVCLVDFSGHGVGAALNTFRFQTFLNNVAPKSASPNHLLGMANTFLYTQLPRGQFATMFCGLIDFSKETLSYSSASAPPVLVGDQSTDRNLRLLETAGLPLGLVEDSDYEALGIDFKPGSFLLMYSDALIETPEPPQSIFSPDTLCALVSASTGDLEPDRLVEDVVSHLLSNSPSSPDDDLTLVCLNYCP from the coding sequence GTGACGGATCCTGCATCTGCGTTGATAGCAGAAGAAGGCGCTGCGATTGAACCTCTGACAACATCACGTATCCTTCTTGTTGATGACAGCGCCGTTATGTTGTCGGTGATCCGGAAGTACCTCGAAGTTCATGGTTTTAACAACATACAAGTTGCTGCAAACGGGGAGGAGGCACTCCAAGCCGCACATGCCTGGCACCCGGATTTAATCCTGACGGATATTCAAATGCCGGTTATGGATGGCTACGATTTATGCCGGAAGATTCGAGCCGGTACCGAGATGCCAGATGTGCCCGTTTTGTTTATGACAGGCCTCACCAAACCGGAGGACCGGAATGGGGCTTTTTCCGCGGGCGCTTCCGATTTAATCTCAAAACCGGTTGATCATCTTGAACTGGTCGGTCGATTGCGGGTTCATTTAGACCGGCGGCGTCTTATAAAACGTCTTTTCGAATACCATGATCGTATGGCGCAGGAGCTGGATCAAGCTCGCAAAATGCAGGAAGCTATTCTTCCAGGTGTTGCGGTACAGGAGCAGGTGCAGGCCAAATATCCTGTTAAGTTCGGAAGTTTTTACCGGGCCTCAATTGGTTTGGGCGGCGATTTGTGGAGCATCCACCAGCTGGGCCCTGAAAGGCTGATGGTTTGTCTGGTAGACTTTTCCGGACATGGGGTTGGTGCAGCTCTGAATACTTTTCGATTTCAGACGTTTTTGAACAACGTGGCGCCAAAAAGTGCAAGTCCAAACCACTTGCTGGGTATGGCAAACACGTTTTTGTATACCCAATTGCCGCGTGGCCAGTTTGCTACGATGTTTTGCGGCCTCATCGATTTCTCAAAAGAAACCCTCAGTTATTCTTCGGCAAGCGCACCCCCGGTTTTGGTTGGGGATCAAAGTACGGATCGGAATTTGCGGTTACTGGAGACTGCGGGCCTTCCGTTGGGGCTTGTTGAAGACAGCGATTACGAGGCTCTTGGCATCGATTTCAAACCAGGGTCATTCCTGCTCATGTATAGCGATGCCCTGATAGAGACGCCTGAACCTCCGCAATCCATATTCAGTCCAGACACGTTATGTGCGCTGGTTTCTGCGTCGACTGGGGATTTGGAGCCGGACCGTTTGGTTGAGGATGTTGTCAGCCACCTTTTGTCGAACTCGCCCAGCAGTCCTGACGATGATCTGACGCTTGTTTGTTTGAACTACTGTCCATAA
- a CDS encoding STAS domain-containing protein, translating to MANDAANVVLFIGPNPGAEAEGALKMDANITPSDTATHVVLGGRLTFSDHTAFRKMLDEITQLGTRKCVFNLEKLVSIDSSGLGMFVVAHEQGKQNGWDLAIEGATGHVKSLLELGKFDKILDIREVS from the coding sequence GTGGCCAATGACGCGGCCAATGTCGTTTTATTTATCGGTCCGAATCCCGGAGCCGAAGCCGAGGGAGCATTAAAGATGGATGCCAATATCACTCCTTCCGATACCGCAACCCATGTTGTATTGGGCGGTCGATTGACATTTTCAGATCACACTGCTTTTCGAAAGATGTTGGACGAGATAACGCAGCTTGGAACCAGGAAATGCGTGTTCAATCTGGAAAAACTTGTTTCGATCGATTCTTCCGGGCTTGGAATGTTTGTAGTTGCGCATGAGCAAGGCAAGCAGAATGGGTGGGATCTCGCTATCGAGGGCGCTACCGGCCATGTTAAGTCGCTGCTCGAGCTTGGGAAATTTGACAAGATCCTGGATATCCGGGAGGTCAGTTAA
- a CDS encoding methyl-accepting chemotaxis protein: MKSHSADGNTVDFNDAELVASDTESVRAQDLLADYLGLSEAQRQALDGLMAEIDRTNSMLDENIEAVTDRFHNIAEKSEEQFTTIQNLADLAESVEVDGVPRKLPELAGSLKDILSDLIEKILQLSSRGMKMVYRLQDITLELEKVEDSVASIERINSQTNLLALNAKIEAARAGEAGKGFAVVANEVRELAKSVDTLATSLKTQITSISEGVQGAQGLVEEIATMEISEEKLEVNAGFAKIIDQLVLQNEQISEVLQSTAGTTQEITRDISGTVISLQFHDRCKQVLQNVNGALQVISQENEKLRSQAIDAVAVPWQERQPEDFMKTNIIQSFSLNELSIRFQQMWYPEAAVTKESADVVKLPVSQSTVATEEAGDDYGDDDIELF, translated from the coding sequence ATGAAGAGCCATTCCGCAGACGGAAATACTGTCGATTTTAACGATGCGGAGCTCGTGGCGTCTGATACCGAGTCCGTCCGCGCCCAAGATCTTCTGGCCGACTATTTAGGGTTGAGCGAGGCTCAGAGACAGGCCTTGGATGGTTTGATGGCGGAAATTGATCGCACAAATTCTATGCTTGATGAAAACATCGAGGCCGTCACTGATCGTTTTCATAACATTGCGGAAAAATCCGAAGAACAGTTTACCACGATTCAGAACCTTGCCGATTTGGCGGAATCCGTAGAAGTTGACGGAGTTCCGCGCAAATTGCCTGAACTTGCGGGCAGTCTAAAAGACATACTCTCCGACCTAATTGAAAAGATCCTGCAGTTGTCTTCGCGCGGCATGAAGATGGTCTACCGGCTGCAGGACATTACTCTCGAGCTGGAAAAAGTCGAAGATAGTGTGGCGAGTATCGAGAGGATCAACAGTCAAACCAATCTACTGGCTCTCAACGCAAAAATCGAAGCCGCGCGTGCAGGTGAAGCCGGGAAGGGTTTTGCGGTCGTGGCAAATGAAGTGCGTGAACTTGCAAAATCCGTCGACACCTTGGCAACCAGCTTGAAGACACAGATTACATCGATTTCCGAGGGTGTTCAGGGTGCGCAGGGGCTAGTTGAAGAAATCGCCACTATGGAGATTTCCGAGGAAAAACTTGAAGTGAATGCGGGTTTTGCGAAAATTATTGACCAGCTGGTGCTGCAAAACGAGCAAATTTCCGAAGTTCTCCAATCGACTGCAGGAACCACGCAGGAAATTACCCGGGATATCTCAGGCACGGTTATCAGTTTGCAGTTCCATGACCGCTGCAAACAGGTCCTGCAAAACGTGAATGGCGCGCTTCAGGTCATTAGCCAGGAAAACGAGAAGTTGAGATCACAGGCGATCGATGCTGTGGCGGTCCCCTGGCAGGAGCGGCAGCCTGAAGATTTCATGAAAACAAATATAATTCAAAGCTTTAGTCTGAATGAACTCAGTATACGGTTTCAGCAGATGTGGTATCCCGAAGCAGCTGTGACAAAGGAGAGTGCGGACGTGGTGAAGTTGCCCGTTTCCCAAAGCACCGTAGCCACCGAAGAGGCTGGGGATGACTACGGTGATGACGATATCGAATTGTTCTAG
- a CDS encoding chemotaxis response regulator protein-glutamate methylesterase, translating into MSTNPARVLIVDDSALIRQMLTELLSADPGIEVIGTAQDPYVAREKIKQLNPDVITLDIEMPRMDGLEFLRRLMALRPMPVVMVSSLTQQGADATLQALEMGAVDYVAKPTQDLQHGLAEKGRELAEKVKAAAAARVRVKQAPKVRPSSTLTPAAGFSSTEMIVAIGASTGGVEALTEVLAALPAASPAVVVTQHMPASFTSTFARRLNGICAVNVVEATNKARILPGHVYLAPGDQHLRISRSGANYVCSVGGQDRVTGHCPSVDVLLHSVANAAGKNAIGIILTGMGKDGAQGLLQMRTAGAKTLGQDEATSVVYGMPKVAFEAGGVETQLPLGKIAGRILDICVKEKGGAVRV; encoded by the coding sequence ATGTCTACAAATCCCGCACGTGTACTCATCGTTGATGACTCGGCACTCATTCGCCAGATGCTGACCGAGTTGTTGTCTGCGGATCCCGGAATTGAGGTTATTGGTACCGCGCAAGACCCATATGTCGCTCGAGAAAAAATCAAACAGCTGAATCCGGACGTTATCACTCTGGATATAGAGATGCCGCGCATGGATGGCCTCGAATTTCTAAGGAGATTGATGGCATTGCGGCCGATGCCGGTTGTCATGGTGTCCTCACTCACGCAGCAAGGGGCCGACGCGACACTGCAAGCGCTGGAAATGGGTGCTGTAGATTATGTAGCGAAACCCACTCAGGACTTGCAGCATGGCCTTGCAGAAAAGGGCAGGGAGCTTGCGGAGAAAGTAAAGGCCGCAGCTGCTGCCCGTGTACGGGTAAAGCAAGCCCCTAAGGTCCGGCCGTCCAGTACGCTGACCCCGGCCGCGGGCTTTTCATCCACGGAAATGATCGTTGCAATTGGTGCTTCCACGGGAGGGGTTGAAGCCTTGACAGAGGTGCTTGCTGCTTTGCCGGCAGCGAGTCCAGCAGTGGTTGTCACACAGCATATGCCGGCCTCCTTCACATCAACTTTTGCCCGGCGGCTCAATGGGATATGTGCGGTAAACGTTGTAGAGGCAACAAACAAGGCCCGGATTCTCCCAGGTCATGTTTATTTGGCCCCAGGCGATCAACATCTTCGGATATCCCGGAGCGGTGCCAACTACGTGTGCTCAGTCGGCGGACAAGATAGGGTGACGGGGCATTGTCCCTCCGTGGACGTCCTATTGCACTCAGTTGCCAATGCAGCCGGAAAAAACGCAATCGGCATAATACTGACCGGCATGGGCAAAGACGGCGCTCAAGGGCTACTTCAAATGCGCACTGCGGGGGCAAAAACACTTGGTCAGGACGAGGCAACATCGGTGGTCTACGGAATGCCGAAAGTTGCTTTTGAAGCGGGAGGGGTGGAAACTCAATTACCTCTAGGTAAGATTGCGGGTAGAATTTTGGATATTTGCGTAAAAGAAAAAGGTGGGGCTGTTCGAGTTTAG
- a CDS encoding chemoreceptor glutamine deamidase CheD: MASAGSSPAPAGTPKSASLEIVRTFNVKLQKYAVRVLPGVSYTTGASNEIIITVLGSCVAACIRNPHTGFGGMNHFMLPESEGHDWNGVTAALRYGNHAMEALINDVLASGCSRSDLEIKLFGGATLYQGITMVGQKNAEFALSYLKREGLPIVARDLGGEHGRRIHYDPSTGSVQRLLLRDSADRKVAQTECTYKSHLNETPVESGDVELFG; encoded by the coding sequence GTGGCTTCTGCTGGTTCATCTCCGGCTCCGGCCGGAACACCGAAATCAGCAAGCCTCGAAATCGTCCGGACATTCAATGTAAAATTGCAAAAATATGCAGTACGCGTATTGCCTGGTGTCTCATATACGACAGGAGCATCGAATGAAATCATCATCACAGTGCTGGGATCATGTGTGGCTGCTTGTATTCGCAATCCGCATACCGGGTTTGGTGGAATGAACCATTTTATGCTGCCCGAAAGTGAAGGGCATGATTGGAACGGTGTGACTGCAGCCCTGCGATACGGCAATCACGCGATGGAGGCATTGATCAATGATGTTTTAGCATCGGGATGCTCGCGTTCAGATTTGGAGATCAAGCTGTTTGGCGGGGCAACTTTGTATCAGGGGATAACAATGGTCGGGCAGAAAAACGCAGAGTTTGCGTTGTCTTATCTGAAACGTGAGGGGTTGCCGATTGTTGCGAGAGACCTCGGCGGCGAGCATGGCAGGCGTATCCACTACGATCCCTCCACGGGGAGTGTGCAACGATTACTTCTGAGAGACAGCGCGGATCGCAAAGTGGCGCAAACTGAATGCACTTATAAATCGCATCTCAATGAAACCCCTGTCGAATCCGGCGATGTTGAATTGTTCGGCTGA
- a CDS encoding protein-glutamate O-methyltransferase CheR — translation MASIDVAEQREFPFSFKDFKYLASLVHEQTGIVLKDHKMNMVYSRLARRLRELELSSFREYCRLLQDPGGDDELGTLINAITTNLTRFFRESHHFDHLKEVVFQQVQEEAHKTGTNKLRIWSAGCSSGEEPYSIAMSLSGAFPRLGSWDARILATDLDTSMVGRGKSGRYSSSDLEAVPDSLRKRYFSLSADKQFLTASDQLKKLITFKQLNLLGPWPMKGPFDAIFCRNVMIYFDEPTKSKLIRRYCEMLKPGGWLYIGHSETLLDSQHMFQLMGRTIYRRTE, via the coding sequence ATGGCGTCAATTGATGTCGCCGAACAAAGAGAGTTTCCATTCTCATTTAAGGATTTCAAGTACTTGGCGTCGCTCGTTCACGAGCAAACCGGAATTGTGCTGAAAGACCACAAAATGAATATGGTTTATTCCCGTCTCGCGCGACGTTTGCGGGAATTGGAGCTGTCTTCGTTCAGGGAGTATTGCCGTCTACTTCAAGACCCTGGCGGGGATGACGAGCTGGGGACGCTGATCAATGCCATCACGACCAATCTGACCCGTTTCTTCCGTGAATCCCACCATTTCGATCACTTGAAGGAAGTCGTGTTTCAGCAGGTTCAGGAAGAAGCACATAAGACCGGGACCAACAAGCTGCGAATCTGGTCGGCAGGCTGCTCTTCTGGAGAAGAACCTTATTCGATTGCCATGTCGCTTTCTGGGGCCTTCCCGAGATTGGGTTCGTGGGATGCGCGTATCTTAGCGACGGATCTCGACACGTCGATGGTGGGCCGCGGTAAGTCGGGAAGGTATTCCAGCAGTGATCTTGAAGCTGTCCCGGATAGTTTGCGGAAGCGATATTTCAGTCTGAGTGCAGACAAGCAATTCCTCACAGCATCCGATCAGCTCAAAAAACTGATAACATTCAAACAGTTAAACCTTCTGGGGCCTTGGCCAATGAAGGGGCCATTTGATGCCATTTTTTGCCGAAACGTCATGATTTATTTCGATGAGCCGACCAAATCGAAGTTGATCCGCCGGTATTGCGAAATGCTCAAACCTGGAGGTTGGCTTTATATCGGCCACTCCGAAACACTGCTTGATAGTCAGCACATGTTCCAGCTAATGGGCCGGACGATTTACAGGAGAACTGAATAG
- a CDS encoding methyl-accepting chemotaxis protein, producing the protein MAIKFSDLNISKRLAIGFGAVGLLLPVAVVFSIVQSRSIEHDVGDIANVRAPVTLSSAQLSEDVRGAVSALRGFILNPNDGTRQQHEVALTGLEHHIEKFHKKADLLSAEEQKQWAELETTFKEFVSVQGEITQIIGTPAAFPALKMLSEEATPLTDALFSQITAMIDDEQKLSATAERKALLKTMADVRGNLANSVANLRLYLISGDPSAKAAFEERWAILENRLETLEDSSGIFSNSQSREFAKFAGAYDDFKSVPAELFKLREAPSWNMAAFQVSETLVPLQNQILDFIDGEVGSDGERAGGFKQVHAEKLIYEANHAYSALETMIFLMVGLLVVGLIIGVSLAFVIGRSISGPLVRLSEQISQIADGTLDVTVTDTESGGEIGAMANSLERLRSDLQKADQGARENMRIRVALDNCTTNVMVADNDYDIVYMNESLNEMMQDAEADLREALPQFDAKKLVGANIDQFHKNPAHQRGMLETLTSPYETSLTIGNRIFDLIATPVMDDQGNRLGTVVEWTDKTKEVALERESKTAFQDNMRIRVALDNCSTNVMVADNDFNIVYLNDSVTSMMRNAEADLRKELSQFDVNKLVGSNIDVFHKNPAHQRGMLERLSSTYETSINVAGRIFDLIANPVLDAEGNRLGTVVEWKDVTQERAVENEINTVVNAVVGGNFEERVPLDGKSGFMLSLAEAMNRLCDTTGSALDDVSVNLGALAEGDLNSRITKTYSGSFEDLKNKLNDTASRLGEIVTDVVVGANEVTNASAEITTGTNDLSQRTEQQASNLEETAASMEEIASTIKQNADNAQQANQLAINARGVASDGGEVVGKAVTAMSAIEDSSQKISDIIGVIDEIAFQTNLLALNAAVEAARAGDAGKGFAVVASEVRSLAQRSSEAAKDIKQLIIESGSQVKDGVDLVNNAGTSLTEIVDSVKRVTDIVSEIAAASTEQATGVEEINKAISQMDEMTQQNSALVEENAAACRMLQEQAEGMHQRMSYFSVDAASTAAAAPVRQTKPKPVARAMPAARVASGGGGGAVAAMQSDIETAFDADDDWKEF; encoded by the coding sequence ATGGCCATCAAGTTTTCGGATTTAAACATCAGCAAGCGGCTTGCAATAGGCTTCGGAGCGGTCGGGCTTTTGTTGCCAGTTGCTGTCGTGTTTTCGATTGTGCAAAGCAGGTCGATTGAACACGATGTCGGCGATATTGCGAATGTTCGAGCGCCAGTCACGCTGTCAAGCGCCCAACTATCTGAGGATGTTCGAGGGGCGGTTTCAGCGCTTCGCGGATTTATCCTGAATCCGAATGATGGAACACGGCAACAGCACGAAGTCGCGTTGACCGGCCTTGAGCATCACATCGAGAAATTCCATAAGAAGGCTGATTTGCTGTCGGCTGAAGAGCAAAAGCAGTGGGCTGAACTTGAAACCACCTTTAAAGAATTCGTTTCAGTTCAGGGTGAAATTACACAGATTATCGGCACTCCGGCGGCATTCCCGGCATTAAAGATGCTGAGCGAAGAAGCCACGCCGCTTACCGATGCGCTGTTTTCTCAAATCACTGCGATGATTGACGATGAGCAAAAACTGAGCGCAACAGCAGAGCGTAAAGCGCTGCTGAAGACCATGGCGGACGTTCGAGGTAATCTCGCCAATTCCGTCGCGAATTTGCGGCTGTATCTGATTTCTGGCGACCCGAGCGCCAAAGCTGCATTTGAGGAACGCTGGGCTATTCTGGAGAACCGGCTTGAGACCCTTGAAGATAGCTCCGGGATCTTCAGTAATTCCCAATCCAGAGAGTTTGCAAAGTTTGCAGGGGCCTATGACGATTTCAAATCGGTTCCTGCCGAGCTGTTCAAACTCCGTGAGGCGCCTTCTTGGAATATGGCCGCTTTCCAGGTGAGTGAGACACTGGTTCCTCTTCAAAACCAGATATTGGACTTTATTGACGGCGAAGTCGGCAGTGATGGCGAGCGTGCAGGTGGCTTCAAGCAGGTTCATGCTGAAAAGCTGATCTATGAGGCAAATCACGCCTACTCAGCCTTGGAGACCATGATTTTTCTCATGGTTGGCCTCTTGGTCGTTGGCCTGATCATCGGTGTAAGTCTGGCGTTTGTTATCGGCCGCAGCATTTCCGGTCCGCTTGTTCGTTTGAGTGAGCAAATCAGTCAAATCGCAGATGGGACGCTGGATGTCACAGTTACTGACACTGAAAGCGGTGGCGAAATCGGAGCGATGGCCAATAGCCTCGAACGGCTCCGGAGCGACCTGCAGAAAGCAGATCAGGGAGCGCGTGAGAACATGCGTATTCGCGTGGCGCTTGATAATTGTACGACCAACGTGATGGTCGCGGACAATGACTACGACATTGTTTATATGAACGAATCTCTCAATGAAATGATGCAGGACGCTGAAGCTGATCTTCGTGAAGCGCTGCCGCAGTTTGATGCAAAAAAACTGGTGGGAGCCAACATTGATCAGTTCCACAAAAACCCAGCCCATCAGCGCGGGATGTTGGAAACCCTGACATCGCCGTATGAGACATCCCTTACAATTGGCAACCGTATCTTTGATCTGATTGCGACACCGGTAATGGATGATCAGGGGAACCGGCTGGGAACAGTTGTTGAATGGACCGACAAGACCAAAGAAGTGGCGCTTGAGCGTGAGTCTAAAACAGCCTTCCAGGATAATATGCGGATCCGTGTTGCACTGGATAACTGCTCTACAAATGTCATGGTGGCGGATAACGACTTCAACATCGTCTATCTGAATGACAGCGTAACATCGATGATGCGCAATGCAGAGGCTGATCTGCGCAAGGAACTGTCTCAGTTTGATGTCAACAAACTGGTTGGCTCCAATATTGACGTCTTCCACAAGAACCCGGCGCACCAAAGGGGCATGCTTGAGCGGCTTTCATCCACCTATGAAACGAGTATCAACGTTGCCGGCCGTATCTTCGATCTGATCGCAAATCCAGTCCTGGACGCAGAAGGAAACCGTTTGGGTACGGTTGTCGAATGGAAGGATGTGACACAAGAGCGTGCGGTTGAAAATGAAATCAACACCGTTGTGAATGCGGTTGTTGGTGGCAACTTCGAAGAACGGGTGCCTCTGGACGGCAAGTCCGGCTTCATGCTCAGCTTGGCGGAAGCTATGAACCGCCTCTGCGATACAACTGGCTCTGCCTTGGATGATGTCAGTGTTAACCTGGGTGCGCTTGCCGAGGGCGATTTGAACAGCCGCATCACCAAGACCTACAGCGGCAGCTTTGAGGACCTCAAGAACAAGCTCAATGACACGGCTTCGCGCCTTGGCGAGATTGTTACGGACGTGGTTGTCGGTGCGAATGAGGTAACCAACGCCTCGGCCGAGATTACCACTGGTACAAACGATCTGTCGCAACGGACAGAGCAGCAAGCGTCCAATTTGGAAGAGACCGCTGCTTCTATGGAAGAAATTGCATCGACCATCAAACAGAACGCGGACAATGCACAGCAAGCCAATCAATTGGCGATCAATGCTCGCGGCGTGGCATCGGACGGCGGAGAAGTCGTTGGTAAAGCTGTCACAGCAATGTCTGCAATCGAAGACTCCTCCCAGAAGATCTCCGACATCATTGGAGTGATTGACGAAATTGCCTTCCAGACCAACCTTCTGGCGCTGAATGCGGCCGTGGAAGCGGCCAGAGCAGGAGACGCAGGCAAAGGATTTGCAGTTGTCGCATCCGAAGTTCGGTCTCTGGCGCAGCGATCATCTGAGGCCGCGAAGGATATCAAGCAGCTGATCATCGAAAGCGGGTCGCAGGTGAAAGATGGTGTTGATTTGGTCAACAATGCAGGCACCTCGCTGACGGAGATTGTCGACTCAGTCAAACGGGTAACCGATATCGTCTCGGAAATTGCAGCGGCAAGCACTGAGCAGGCAACCGGTGTTGAGGAAATCAACAAGGCCATCAGCCAGATGGATGAGATGACCCAGCAAAACTCAGCCCTTGTTGAAGAAAATGCGGCCGCGTGCCGGATGTTGCAGGAGCAGGCCGAAGGTATGCACCAGCGTATGTCCTACTTCTCGGTTGATGCGGCTTCAACAGCAGCGGCAGCTCCGGTGCGGCAGACAAAGCCTAAGCCGGTGGCAAGGGCAATGCCTGCAGCCAGGGTGGCGTCTGGCGGTGGCGGCGGAGCTGTTGCGGCCATGCAGTCAGATATTGAAACCGCCTTTGACGCGGATGACGATTGGAAAGAATTCTAA
- a CDS encoding chemotaxis protein CheW yields MSEQADNVPMNDAAGDAAPVHQGELHQFISFRVGDEEFAIDIMAVREIKGWTQTAPLPNQPDYNLGVLNLRGTIVPTFDLRCRFGLGRTETTPFHVVIIVTVKERTMGLLVDAVSDILTVNEDQIRPVPDMDRIAAAEFLSGIIPVEENMVVLLSLEKLFQRGDFGSSADVAA; encoded by the coding sequence ATGAGCGAACAGGCAGACAATGTCCCCATGAATGATGCGGCGGGGGATGCCGCACCGGTACACCAAGGGGAATTGCATCAGTTTATCAGCTTCCGGGTCGGTGATGAGGAATTCGCCATCGACATCATGGCTGTGCGGGAAATCAAGGGGTGGACGCAAACGGCGCCATTGCCCAATCAGCCGGACTACAATCTCGGGGTGCTGAACCTCCGTGGTACGATTGTACCCACCTTTGATCTGCGGTGCCGGTTCGGCCTGGGGCGCACTGAGACCACACCTTTTCACGTCGTCATTATCGTCACAGTAAAAGAGCGCACCATGGGTCTGCTCGTCGATGCAGTCTCCGACATTTTGACCGTGAACGAAGATCAGATCCGTCCTGTCCCGGACATGGATCGTATCGCTGCGGCTGAGTTTCTTTCCGGCATTATCCCGGTTGAGGAAAACATGGTCGTTCTTTTGTCGCTCGAAAAGCTGTTTCAGCGTGGGGATTTTGGGTCGAGCGCAGACGTCGCTGCCTAA